The Alteromonas mediterranea DE genome contains the following window.
AGGTCGCGGCTTTGCTCCAGTGTCTTTCCTGATAGCGTTAGGTTGGTTTCCAACGGATATTTACCAAGACGCAGTTTTTTAAACACACCATCTTGTATGCCTGGCTGCTGGAAATGTATAAAGTCATCAGGCGGTATTGGCTTTACACCATCCATGCTCAGTGGATTAGCGAGTTTGTCGCGAACGCTTAACTTCAAGGCTGCTCGCTTTTGTTTTTCGGCGAGCGCCTTTTCAGGGTCGTGTAATAAAGCCTTGTCATCTGAAGTAATAGGTTTTACATCTTGCATTTCAGCAAAAAACGAATCGATATCGTCGTTTTCAAAGTGGCTCATATTAACCCCCACACTAACTACTATAATGCTATTTATATGTTATTTTGTGCCTTATGATCTATTGCAATGAGTGCTTACTGGAAAGCTAAACGCACAGAAAGAATGTCTTCTAAAAAGGCAACGGCTATAAAAGTGGGGATTAATTTTGAAATTTCATCGTTTAGAAGATGGCTCCGGGCTCAGATAGTGCCTCTATTGCATACCATTCCTCTTCGGTAAATGCTGAATCGATAGGTGTTTCAGCATCATCGCCAGTTTCTTCTTGGGGGGACGAATTGAAAGTCATTATGCTCTCCTGTTTGGAAGAGTATTGCTTAATTCGATTAAATTACAACCAAAGTAGAAAAGATAAACATGATGATAGGGGAGCGAAATGTATAGGAAGGTTTACTTTATTTCTAGTTTAAGCCAGCCAAAATGGCGTCCCCAGCTGGAATCGAACCAACATCTAAGCCTTAGGAGGGCCTTGTTTTATCCATTAAACTATGGGGACCTAATGCGTGACACCTACATTATACGTAGTTCGATAAAATACGAAACCCTTATATTAATCAATGATGTGCAGCTGCTTCGAGGGAAATCTTTTATACCTTTTAAATTCGGTGGTTGTACAGAGAAGACAAACGTTATCGGTTTATCATTTCACAAGCAAAAAAAAGCCCTGATGCAATGACATCAGGGCTTTAAGGTTTAAACGTAGGCTACGTTAAATGTCGGTAGGCGGTAGTTTATCAATGGCTGTCTTGAGCACGTCTGACTCCGTAGGTGAAGCCGTTCCAATATCGCTGCCACTTTCTTTAGACGTATCACCAACAACGGTCTCAGTCCCACTTAAGGAAGTGCTATTGCCAGTTGCGTCAGCAGACGTTGGCTCGGTAGCAGGTAGAATTAAATCTTCAGGTGGAAGATCGATATCGACTACATCAACCGTAACTTCAGTGACAGGACCTCCCGAAACAATATCACCTTCTTCAGGAAGGGTGATTGTGTCTTCCGGTATTGTTCCTGAAGTAACAGGCTCAGGCGCTGTAGTTTCAGGCGTTGTTGAAACAGGGTCGCCAATATCCACAGTCGTTGCTGGTGGTCTCTGGCGGGTTCACCGTCACCACAGGCTCACCCATATCAACGGCGTTACCGTCGTTTATAGCATCGAGGGCCTGAACGACGACATTTTGACTTGCCGTGCTCGCCGAATTACCGACCTCATCTGTCACTGTCGCCACTACGGCATAGGTGCCTGCTGGTAGCGGTGTGCCAGTTAAATCCAGGCTCCAGTTGCCGCTGCCATCAATAGTAAGTTCAGGGTCAGTGCCAAAGGTATAGGACGTTCCATCAACGGTAACAGTTAGGGTAGTATTGTCACCAAGGTCCACCGTTCCATTAAAGATAAGCGTGCTATCGCTAGTTATAAAGTCTCCAGCCACGCCAGAGTCGTTTGAAATACTATCGAACGTCACCGTTTGGCCATTATTGTTTTCATCAATACTGGTATCGATAACAATCGAACCTGTAGCTGAGTCAGAATTACCCACAGCGTCCGTAGCGGTAACCGTTGCCGTATAATTACCTTCAGCGAGTAATGCGACAATATTGTCAGCTAATGTCCAGGTACCGTTACCATTATTGGTAGCGGTGTAGTCATTCCCGTCAATAGTCACCACTACAACCGCGTTCGGATCGTTTACCGTACCGGTAAGTTCTGGCGTGGTGTCGTTGGTGGTTAGATCGTTAATGGCTACCGTAGGTGCAGTGGTATCAATTACTAAAGTACCTGTGTCGGTATCGGTATTACCCGCCTCGTCGGTCACGCTGGCATTAATCGTAAATTCACCTTCGGCCAATTCAGCCGGTACGTCTGCGCTGTAAGTTCCGTCAGCCTGCACAATGGCGGTCACGGTTTGCGTGTTGCCCGCGCTATCAGTAATGGTAAGGGTAACGGTACTGCCCTGCGTCGCGTCAGTGGTACCGGTAAGGGTTGGCGTGGTATCGTTATCCGAGCCTGGCGCATTTATAGTGATTGTCGGTGCGGTAGCGTCTATTTGGCCAGTCGTTGAGCCATCAGCGGTGTTGCCAGTTGGCTCAAGCACAGTAGCGTCGACAGTAAAATCACCGTCTGCTAAGGCATTAGGAACATCTGCGCTGAACGTACCATCATCTTGAACAATCGCCGTGAGTGTTTGAGTGTTTCCTTCACTGTCTGTCACTGTAAAGGTTACCGTGCTACCAGGAATGGCAGAGGTGATACCTGTAATGGTCGGCGTTGTATCGTTGGTTAATCCAATAGGGTCTAAGGTTAGCGATATATCTTGGGCTTGCTCTCCGGTCCCCGAGAATTCAGTTGGGGTTATGTCACCGTCATTGTTGTTATTTTGTTCAAATTGAAAGCCTACGGGGTCAACGTCTTCATTGATGCGATCTACGCGTACAAAGTTACTACCACCACCGGTACCAGCGCCGCCATCAAGACCTGCCGCTGTCGCTTCTAACGATTCCAAGATATCGCCTTCTCCGGCAAGTACGTCTAAAAAGTCACCGTTCTCTTGAGAGGCGTTCTCAGTGCCTTCAACGCCGTCGAGCAGTGCTGCAAGTTCATCCACGCTTTCATCAAAAACTGCAAACTCGTCGTCGGTATTGCTGTCCGTAAAGTCTAA
Protein-coding sequences here:
- the smrA gene encoding DNA endonuclease SmrA: MSHFENDDIDSFFAEMQDVKPITSDDKALLHDPEKALAEKQKRAALKLSVRDKLANPLSMDGVKPIPPDDFIHFQQPGIQDGVFKKLRLGKYPLETNLTLSGKTLEQSRDLIYSTIKSSHERGVRALLIKHGTGENSKPFPALKKSYVNHWLRELDEVIAFHTAQPMHGGFGATYVLLKKHPQQKLINREKNKKG
- a CDS encoding retention module-containing protein; amino-acid sequence: MAEVSIVEVNGEASLVRSETGEQINAVSGMAVNEGDVLNISPDATVTVSVNGELRTLPAGQTVSFPLQLDFTDSNTDDEFAVFDESVDELAALLDGVEGTENASQENGDFLDVLAGEGDILESLEATAAGLDGGAGTGGGSNFVRVDRINEDVDPVGFQFEQNNNNDGDITPTEFSGTGEQAQDISLTLDPIGLTNDTTPTITGITSAIPGSTVTFTVTDSEGNTQTLTAIVQDDGTFSADVPNALADGDFTVDATVLEPTGNTADGSTTGQIDATAPTITINAPGSDNDTTPTLTGTTDATQGSTVTLTITDSAGNTQTVTAIVQADGTYSADVPAELAEGEFTINASVTDEAGNTDTDTGTLVIDTTAPTVAINDLTTNDTTPELTGTVNDPNAVVVVTIDGNDYTATNNGNGTWTLADNIVALLAEGNYTATVTATDAVGNSDSATGSIVIDTSIDENNNGQTVTFDSISNDSGVAGDFITSDSTLIFNGTVDLGDNTTLTVTVDGTSYTFGTDPELTIDGSGNWSLDLTGTPLPAGTYAVVATVTDEVGNSASTASQNVVVQALDAINDGNAVDMGEPVVTVNPPETTSNDCGYWRPCFNNA